In the genome of Telluria mixta, the window CAGGTTTTCCACCAGGCCGCCGCCTTCGACGCCGCGGATCGCGGCGCACCAGCCATAGTCCTCGAAGGCCTTCGTCAGCTTCGTCGCAAAGGCATACGCGGCGTTACACCACAGGTATTTCTGGTGATCGGTGCCATCCACGTCCTCGACAAAATTAAACCCTTCGGTGGCAGTGCCGTCGGCCGGGTTGTACGGCAGCCGGCCCAGGAAGCGCGGCAACGTGAGGCCGACGTAGCGCGCGTCCTCCGACTCGCGGAACGCCTTCCATTTCGCGTATTCGACGGTGTCGAACACCTTGGCCAGGTCGCGCGGCTTGCCCAGGTCGCCGAAGCTCTCGATGCCGAACAATTCCGGCCCGGCGGACGTGATGAACGGCGCATGGCTGGCCGCCGCCACGTGCGACATCTGCTCGAGAAAATAGATGTCTTCGGGCTGGCGCGTGATCTCGAAGTCGCCGATCAGCGTGCCGTACGGCGCGCCGCCGAAGCTGCCGAATTCCTCTTCGTAGATTTTCTTGAATAACGTGCTCTGGTCGAATTCCAGCGCCGACTGGAAGTCCTTCACGAGCTCGCGCTTGCTCGCATTGAGCATGCGCACCTGCAGGCCGTTGCTGGTCGCCGTGTTCTTGACCAGGTAGTGCAGCCCGGTCCAGCTGCGCTCCAGCTTCTGGAACTCCGGCGCGTGCATGATCGCGGACAGCTGGGCCGAGATCATCCGGTCCAGCTCCGCCAGGCGCGCATCGATCGTCGCCGACAGATTCGTCGACACGACCATCGTGCCCTCCATCACCTGGCTCACGAGCTCGGAGATGATGTCGCGCGCCCGTTCGTGTTCGCTGCTCGATTTCGCCACCCGGCTCTGTTCGACGATCTGGTCGAGCAGGGACATGTCCAGTTCGCCGGCCGGTCCAGGTACCGCGTTCGCCGTCTCGAGGATCGCGCTCATGCTTCCTCCTTGCCGCCCTTGCCGCCTTTGCGGAGACTGCCGAGTTTTTCCGTATTCGACAGCACGTCGCTGAGCAGGTCTTCCAGCTTGTCGTTGCCGGCCAGCTTGTTGCGCAGGTCGGCCAGCTTGCCGCGCGCTTCCAGCAGGCCCTTCAACGGCGCCACCTGCTGCACGACGGCTTCCGGACGAAAGTCGTCCATCTGCTTGAACTGCAGCTGCACGGCGAATTCGCCGCCTTCCGGCGACAGATGGTTCTCCACGCGGAAGCTCGTCGCGGGGGCCACGCCGCCCAGCACTTCGTCGAAATTGTCGGCGTCGACGTTGACGAAGTTGCGGTCCTTGAGGCGCTTCTTCGCCGCCTCCGGATCCGCACCGAAGTCGCCCAGCACGCCGACCACGAACGGCAGTTCCTTGTTTTCGATCGTGTCGCCGATCTCGACGTCGTACGTCATCTGCACGCGCGGCGCGCGCACCTTCTGCAGGCGTTTCTGCACGCTTTCATTCTTTGCCATGTCGACTCCAGTGGGCTGTGGGCGGATTATTTGAGCGCGCCGAACGGATCGCTCGATGCGGTGGAACGGGCGGCGGATGCGGCGCCGAGGGCCTTCTTGACCGTCTCCTTCACGCGCGGCGCGGCGGGACGGTTGTTCGGCACCAGCACGTCTTCGTTGAGGCTCGTGCGCAGCAGCTTGGCCAGGTCCTGCGCCTCCGTGCGCACGTTGCCCGTCAAATTGTTTTTCTGGCTCAGGTCGGACAACGCCTTGCTCGTCACGCGCAGGCCGCTGACGGCGACGATGCTGTTGGCCAGCGTATCGTCCGGGTCGCGCTCGAGCGCTTCCAGCGCATCGACGATCGCTTCGCCGTAATTCGTGCTGTCGAAGTGCATCTGGGCCATGCGCACCCACGGCGTCTTGTCGGTCGGGAAGGCAGTGCCGGCGTTCTTCAGGATCGCGTAGGCCTTGTCGTTCTGGCCCGCGAGCACGGCGGCATCCACTTCGGCCATCGCACTCGCCATGGTCGGCGCCGCCTTGGGGGCATGGCTTGCCGCCGGCGCGGTACTGGCGCAGGCCGACAACAACATGACACATGTGATGGGCACCGCCGCAAGCGGCATCAGGCGTTCGAAGGTCATCTGGCTCTCCCGGGTTGAAATCAGACGCCATTATTGGTGAACGATTTCTGGGAAGAATTGCGTGCCATCAACGCAGCTTTGCCGCCCCATTGCGCCTTGTCGAAGAGGCTGTTGCGCCGGTGTTGCGCCTGCTCAGGGTGCATGGCGGGCGATCCCGTTAAATCTCTCTGTTCTCTTTACCTGATGCAAGGAGCACCCATGAAACGAACGTGGATCGCGTTGTGCGTGGCCTGCCTGCTCGGCGGTTGTGCCGGCGGCACCATCGGGCTGCGCAAGCCGGCGCCGGTACCTGAATCCCAGCAGCCGCCGCGCAACGTCGTGGTGCACCTGCATGCTGCGCCGCGGCTGAACGTCGACGCGCGCGGCCAGTCGCTGGCGCTGCTGGTCAAGATCTACAAGCTGCGCCAGCGCGGCACGTTCGACCAGGCACCCTATGCCGCTTTCCTGTCGCCCCAGACGGAGCGCGACGCCCTCGGCGCCGACCTCGTCGAGGTCAGGGAAGTCACGCTGGTGCCCGGCCAGCGCCTCGACGTCAGCGACCGGCTCGCGCGCGACACGCCCTGGCTCGGCATCGTCGCCCTGTTCCATGCGCCGGCGGGCAATGCCTGGCGCACCGCCATCCCGGCCGCGGATGCCGAAGGCGCCGGCGTGACCATCGGCCTGCATGCGTGCGCGCTGTCGGCCGGCGGCGCCAAGCCTTTGTCTCTTGTCCACTGTCAATAAGCGCCTCAACGTTTCCAGCAAGCTAGAGATTTGCGAAGGGAGGCACATGAACATTCCGGCTAAGGTTTTATGGGGCGAAGGGCTGTTCCTGCGTCCCCAGCACTTCCAGCAACAGGACCGCTACCACGAAGCGCGCCTGAACGAGACGGCCAGCGCCCTGCATCCCTATTGCTGGGGCGTGCGCCGGCTGGCCATCGATACCGATGCGCTCAAGGCCGACATGCTGCGCGTGACCGACCTGGCGCTGATCTTCCCGGACGGCGACCTCGTGCGCGCGCCGGACCAGGATCCGCTGCCGGCGCAGGTGCGCCTGGACGAGCTGCCGCCCGACGTCCAGACGATCACCTTCCACGCCGCCCTGCCCGTGCTGAAACCGCACGGCGACAATTGCGCCGAGCGGGGTGCGACGCGGCCCGACGCCCGCTTCGGCCAGCGCGAGCACGACACCCAGGACCTGTTCAGCCAAGCCGCCCCGGCCCCGGTGGCCTACCTGACCCGCACGGTGCGCCTCGTGTCCGAACTCGACGCGCTCGACGCCTACGACAGCTTTCCGCTCGTGCGCCTGCAGCGCGTGCCGACGGGCGGCTTCGAGATCGACCCGGCGTTCACGCCGCCCAGCCTGTCGATCGCGGGCGCCCAGGGCCTGCACGCGCGCCTCGTGCGCCTGATGGAAAAACTGCTGGCCAAGGTGAATGCGCTGTACGGCCATTACCGCGAACCGGGCCGGCATGTCGTCGAGCTGCGCGGGGGCGACGTCGCGTCGTTCTGGCTGCTGCACACGGTCAGCACGGGCTATGCGGCGCTGACCCATTACCTGTCCCACCGGGAACTGCATCCGGAACGCCTGTTCCAGGAACTCCTGTCGCTGGCGGGCGGCCTGATGACGTTTTCGCGCACGGCCCGGCTGGAAGACCTGCCGGCCTATGCGCACCAGGATCCCGGACCTGCGTTCGCCCGCCTGGACGGCATCCTGCGCGAGCTGCTCGACACCGTGATCTCGTCGCGCTATTTCGCGATCGCGCTGTCGAACGACCGCCCTTCGTATCATCTGGGCGCACTCGACTCCGGCAAGATCAATGTCCAGACGACCCTGTACCTGGGCGTGGCCGCCGACCTGCCGGCGCTGCAACTCGTCGACATCGTCCCGCTGCGCTTCAAGATCGGCGCCCCGGAAGACGTCGACAAGCTGGTGCTGACCGCCATGCCCGGCGTGAAGCTGACCCACGCGGCCCAGGTACCCAGCGCGCTGCCCGTGCGCCCGGACATGGTGTATTTCGTGCTCGACAACCGGGGCGTGCTGTACGACAGCATGCTCAAGGCGCAGGCCATCTCGATCTATGTCCCGAACGGTATCCGTGACCTCAAACTCGAACTGATTGCGATCGCAGCATGAACCATCCCGTCGAACGGCGCGCCGCGCCCTCCCAACGCGGCGCCGCCGGCACCGCCCCCGCCTCCCTTGTCGATCTGATGTACGAGGGTTTCTATGCCCTGTTCCTCCTCAAGAGCGGTTGCGGTCCGCAGGACCAGGCCGCCTTCGCCGACCGCATGACCGGCTTCCTCGGCGAAGTCGACCGCAGCGCCAAGTCGCTCGGCATTCCCGCCGACGACGTGACGGCCGCCAAATATGCATTCTGCGCGGCCGTCGACGAGATCATCCTCGGTTCCGACTACGCCATCCGCGAAGCGTGGGAGACCCGCCCGCTGCAGTTGCGCCTGTTCGGCGACCAACTGGCCGGCGAACATTTTTTCCAGCGCCTGGAAGACTTGCGGGCGAAAGGCAGCGCGCACCTGCAGGCGCTCGAGGTCTACCACCTGTGCCTGCTGCTCGGCTTCCAGGGCCGCTTCGCGCTGGACGGCCGGGACAAGCTGAACTACCTGACAGCGCGCCTGGGCGACGAAATCGCCCGCATGCGCGGCAAGAGCCGCACCTTCGCCCCGCATGCGGAGCGGCCCGACCAGGTCGCCCACAAGCTTGGGAGCGATACGTCGCTGTGGGTCCTGTGCGGCGTATTCGCGCTGGCCGGCCTGGGCGCCTATCTCGGTTACCGCGGCGCGCTGGGGCGCGAGACGGATCGCGCGCTCGCCAGTTACAACGACCTCGTCAAGCTGCCGCCGCGGTCGGCCAATGTGACGATCACGCTGCCGTGATGCGCGAAGGCCTGCATGACGAGCGCGACCGCCGCATCGACGCCATGCTCGTTTTGCATCGCGCCGGCGACGTCCGCGGCCCGCGCCGCCATCCCAGGTGACGCCAGCACGTGACGGAGCCGTCGTGCCAGCGCGGGCGCCGTTACATCGCGACGCCTGGCCGGCCTGCCTGCGATCCCCAGGCGGCGTAATTCCCTGCCCCAATGCTCCTGCTCGCTGATGTTGGCCACGACGACCGACGGCTTCCCCGCCCGCATGACCGACTGCGTCGTCCCCGCCCCGCCGTGATGCACGACCGCGCGGCAATGTGGGAAGATGGCATGGTGCGGCGCCGCCGCGACGTACAGGATGGCGTCATCCGATTGGAATCCGCACGTTGCGGCCGCGGGCGCCTGGATGATGGCACGGCATCCAGCCAGACGCGCCGCGTCAGTCAGCAGATGCAGGGCCTTCGCCTGTCCCGCAGGGTCGCGTGGCATCCAGCTGCCGAACGTCATGTAGACGGGCGCGTCGCCGGCGGCGAGGAAACGGGCGAAGCCCGGCGGGACCTGCCCTTCCATGGCCAGGTTCGGCGTATCGAGGAATCCGCACACGCGGACGGACGCCGGCCAATCCGGCTGCGCGCGGCAGATCGTGGGACTCACGGCGGCCAGCGTGAGATGTGGCGAGATCCAGCCCTGCGTGACGACGTCCCGCAGCGGCGGCAAGCCGAGCTGGCTGCGCAACCGGTCGGGATAGTGCTTCAACGTGCGATTGAGCAGCGTCCGCGTCAGCCACCACAGCATGCGATGGATGCGCTTGCCGGCGCCGGGCATGGTCAGCGGGTGATCGAAGTCGCTGGGGATCGCCGCGTGCGACAACAGGACGCTGACATACGGCCTTCCCGCCGCCTCCGCCGCGGTCTGCAACGGGTGCATGAAGTAATGGCCGATCAGCACGTCGGACTCGGCGCACAAGCGGCGCGCGGCGTCGAACATGGCATCTTCGACCGGGTCCAGGCACAGCCGCAGGACGGTCGCCATCTGCGTCATGGGATTGCGGATGGCGTAGGCCGTCCGGCCGACGGTTTCCTGCTGTTCCGGTGTGAGCACGGGCGACGCGACGACGCTGATCTTCACGCCGCTCGCCGACACCATGCCTTCGTAGGCATCACTGTCGACGCAGGTGATCACGAGGTGAACGTCGTTGCCCGCCGCCTGCAGGCCCTCCGCGAGCGCCAGGAAGGGCCGGATATCGCCGTGGCTGCCCCACGTTTGTATACCAATTTTCATACGC includes:
- the tssC gene encoding type VI secretion system contractile sheath large subunit; its protein translation is MSAILETANAVPGPAGELDMSLLDQIVEQSRVAKSSSEHERARDIISELVSQVMEGTMVVSTNLSATIDARLAELDRMISAQLSAIMHAPEFQKLERSWTGLHYLVKNTATSNGLQVRMLNASKRELVKDFQSALEFDQSTLFKKIYEEEFGSFGGAPYGTLIGDFEITRQPEDIYFLEQMSHVAAASHAPFITSAGPELFGIESFGDLGKPRDLAKVFDTVEYAKWKAFRESEDARYVGLTLPRFLGRLPYNPADGTATEGFNFVEDVDGTDHQKYLWCNAAYAFATKLTKAFEDYGWCAAIRGVEGGGLVENLPTHTFKTDEGEIALKCPTELAITDRREKELSDLGFISLVHCKNTSYAAFFGAQSAQKARKYANEAANANALLSSQLQYIFAVSRIAHYMKAMMRDKIGSFTAASNVEDYLNRWLTQYVLLDDNASQEQKAQFPLREASVQVQEVPGRPGVYRAVSFLRPHFQLDELSVSLRLVAELPQSTKN
- the tssB gene encoding type VI secretion system contractile sheath small subunit; protein product: MAKNESVQKRLQKVRAPRVQMTYDVEIGDTIENKELPFVVGVLGDFGADPEAAKKRLKDRNFVNVDADNFDEVLGGVAPATSFRVENHLSPEGGEFAVQLQFKQMDDFRPEAVVQQVAPLKGLLEARGKLADLRNKLAGNDKLEDLLSDVLSNTEKLGSLRKGGKGGKEEA
- a CDS encoding tetratricopeptide repeat protein, producing the protein MTFERLMPLAAVPITCVMLLSACASTAPAASHAPKAAPTMASAMAEVDAAVLAGQNDKAYAILKNAGTAFPTDKTPWVRMAQMHFDSTNYGEAIVDALEALERDPDDTLANSIVAVSGLRVTSKALSDLSQKNNLTGNVRTEAQDLAKLLRTSLNEDVLVPNNRPAAPRVKETVKKALGAASAARSTASSDPFGALK
- the tssJ gene encoding type VI secretion system lipoprotein TssJ is translated as MKRTWIALCVACLLGGCAGGTIGLRKPAPVPESQQPPRNVVVHLHAAPRLNVDARGQSLALLVKIYKLRQRGTFDQAPYAAFLSPQTERDALGADLVEVREVTLVPGQRLDVSDRLARDTPWLGIVALFHAPAGNAWRTAIPAADAEGAGVTIGLHACALSAGGAKPLSLVHCQ
- the tssK gene encoding type VI secretion system baseplate subunit TssK; translation: MNIPAKVLWGEGLFLRPQHFQQQDRYHEARLNETASALHPYCWGVRRLAIDTDALKADMLRVTDLALIFPDGDLVRAPDQDPLPAQVRLDELPPDVQTITFHAALPVLKPHGDNCAERGATRPDARFGQREHDTQDLFSQAAPAPVAYLTRTVRLVSELDALDAYDSFPLVRLQRVPTGGFEIDPAFTPPSLSIAGAQGLHARLVRLMEKLLAKVNALYGHYREPGRHVVELRGGDVASFWLLHTVSTGYAALTHYLSHRELHPERLFQELLSLAGGLMTFSRTARLEDLPAYAHQDPGPAFARLDGILRELLDTVISSRYFAIALSNDRPSYHLGALDSGKINVQTTLYLGVAADLPALQLVDIVPLRFKIGAPEDVDKLVLTAMPGVKLTHAAQVPSALPVRPDMVYFVLDNRGVLYDSMLKAQAISIYVPNGIRDLKLELIAIAA
- the icmH gene encoding type IVB secretion system protein IcmH/DotU, which produces MNHPVERRAAPSQRGAAGTAPASLVDLMYEGFYALFLLKSGCGPQDQAAFADRMTGFLGEVDRSAKSLGIPADDVTAAKYAFCAAVDEIILGSDYAIREAWETRPLQLRLFGDQLAGEHFFQRLEDLRAKGSAHLQALEVYHLCLLLGFQGRFALDGRDKLNYLTARLGDEIARMRGKSRTFAPHAERPDQVAHKLGSDTSLWVLCGVFALAGLGAYLGYRGALGRETDRALASYNDLVKLPPRSANVTITLP
- a CDS encoding glycosyltransferase; the encoded protein is MARMKIGIQTWGSHGDIRPFLALAEGLQAAGNDVHLVITCVDSDAYEGMVSASGVKISVVASPVLTPEQQETVGRTAYAIRNPMTQMATVLRLCLDPVEDAMFDAARRLCAESDVLIGHYFMHPLQTAAEAAGRPYVSVLLSHAAIPSDFDHPLTMPGAGKRIHRMLWWLTRTLLNRTLKHYPDRLRSQLGLPPLRDVVTQGWISPHLTLAAVSPTICRAQPDWPASVRVCGFLDTPNLAMEGQVPPGFARFLAAGDAPVYMTFGSWMPRDPAGQAKALHLLTDAARLAGCRAIIQAPAAATCGFQSDDAILYVAAAPHHAIFPHCRAVVHHGGAGTTQSVMRAGKPSVVVANISEQEHWGRELRRLGIAGRPARRRDVTAPALARRLRHVLASPGMAARAADVAGAMQNEHGVDAAVALVMQAFAHHGSVIVTLADRGGSLTRSL